The genomic DNA TTATTGCTTGAGGCTTTCGTATTTGTTTTACAAGGCTGTTTTGTAACAGAAGGTCTGTTACCCTGAAGGCACTGAAGATCTGGCTCAATCAGCAAAAACACATGTATTTACCTTCCTTTTGCAGTGGTTAGGAATCTAACTTAACACTGAAGTGTATGCCTACAGCCTTGATTTAGTAATCCTCACACGTTATTAGGGTGTTCCCGGAAATAGGTACACATTTTCTGTATTATTTCCCTTTTCCCAGTGACACGTGCCTTTCTATTAAACTTTTCTTTCAAGACATTTGAGAGACCCTCAACTCCACCCCTTTTGAAGGCCAAGACCAAGTGAGCTAAAGAAAGACCAGATCGTGCTGCTTTCTCAGAAATTCCCTTTGATATTGCTTTTGCATTAATTAAGTGTTGCAGAGTCTTGAGGTTTTGTCTTTTCTGATTTAAGAACTGGATATATTCTTGGAGCCAGGAGAAAGAAAAACTGTGCTTCTCCACTACTTTAGCATTGAGAAATTTGTTACACAGTTCCTTTAACATTCTGACATCACTTAGTGCATTGTGGGCACTGTATGTGGCCTGAAGGAGATCCTTAGCCAAATTTTCCTGACTATAAGACTTTCTGTTGGGAAGTACTTCCTTGAATGCTGGCAAGGTATCACAAAAGCCAGGAGCCAATTCTTGAAACCGTGTGATCTGATTGGACTTTTCCAGAGCTCTTTGAAGATGCTTGGCATCAAACAACTTTGCATTATGTGCAAATAGAACACATGGTTGTTTAAGGCTCTGCAGCCAATCCAGGAACCTGTCAATTGCAACACCAAGTTGAACAGCAGCAACTGGCCTCCCATCATAAAAAAGATGTCCGTTTTTAACTGACAGCTTGTTGACAGCTGCTGCACTGGGTGAAATTCCATGAGAGGGAATGATGTAGACATTAAACTCATCAGTGCCATGTATTGCTGCCAGCTGACAAATTTCAGCATTATTACctgataaaaacaaacaaattttatgctgttcttctctttaaatattaataattattattaatagagGGTAAGATTTCCCTTTTTTAAGTCCTGGTCCTGGGTCCAGCTGCTAAAAATCAGGATGATACACTGGTCCATTTCTTTACACTCAATCATGCAAGTTTTCATATGGCATAAATTTCCGGTATTACTGTCCATCAGCAATACTATTCACAAACAAAACCTTCAAGAATCCCCAACATCTTAACAGAAGACTTCTAAAAATAAGTGTAGTTGAACATTTGACATTCAAAAAACCGACACTTTGCATAATTAACCTCTGTAACATTTTGTGCAATGAAACATTAAAAGCAAAGAGGACTCATTTCAAAAAAACATCCACCTTTTCAAGTGAATCATTTCTAAAAGTACCTCTTGATGTTGTCTCCAAATCAAAGACTACTTGTTTATACTTCATGCCATCAGGGGTACAAGCCTTTCTCATCACTGGAAGAGTTGTTGGTGTGGGAATTTGCTCTATCTGTTCATTTACAGTTGCACTAAACCCAAGGCCACTTTGATACTGTGTACCTTCTCTAACCGCCAGCTGCCTGACTTTCTGAGTTCTATTGTTCTGCCTCTCTCTCCTCCtttttttactcgtggatacaTCCACGAGTTTTGAtgaggttctttatgcaaatgtgtcactcctgcgtaaccggaagttcgatctaataagccCCATTGTTGTATGTCGCTTTTATAATTttgtgtttgagcaccttccgctgtaTTTAGAATCAAGcaacggaagaattaaagaaatggctttcttcggaggtgaagcaaaatattctgaacaagtacagattggtgcaattaattgttcaccgcctttcactgaccaacgcgaagactttaatacatgtagaaatggaATCAACAGACACATGGTGAAAAGACAGTGCCTGttcatcccctaagctcacgggggataaataaattccatttggaagaggactgccatttggagagtaacatcgaagctatcaaagtataccaatgtttatcaaagctatcacgaagttttgcaagctgtgagtcatcaaagccacatgaatacaacttgaacaacatccgtgacatgaaaaacattgaggcaaccaagcaatccatgcttccagacactagtacttgtgtgtTGGACCATAATAAAGAACTGTCGAAAGGCTCGGTCACTGATTATGTAACGAAAACTAATGAGAAATCCGTACTAATCTCTtgcgatagagcaagggctgaggcAGTACATACTCCCCGGtacaagaaaacgtcgagcttgtttcagaaagacaaggtaattgaaggtgtatggtgcattatttaaataagGACGTACCGAGCTCGTCagagttgagaaagtgtttatctcttgcttttggaaaatattatacctagaccgcaactcagacgcaacaatcttcgagagtaggagattctaatcgtcatttttatcttattattatagttctattgtgtattcaaaATCAATCTGCTACTACGCATTCGACAACATTGAAACTACTAAATGAAaattattgtctatcaagagaaaagctactgatatcaggagacattgaatcgaacccaggccctgttgctcatTAAACAAGTACACATACAGCACATACaatactgagaaatccttctatagCACTGTTGTAGGTTCGATTAgctcaaaaaggattgaaggcagtagaatgtacctcagatggttcatgcttctttacttctgttgcccaccagttcTACAATtatccttcctatcacatgaatgtgattgctgctggagttgaatacatcagaaacaaccgtcaaaaatttattggacccattacagagcaattgtgcgtttgttgtcacagcaacatacatggtgtgatgcactcattgtgcaagcagtttgcaatgtattaaatgtgactatacgtataaatgaatccattgaggggtgggcaccagtaactgttatcagtcctataagcggacaacagggaactactgtgaacattggacatctagatggaagatactatgtttcagcacttcagTTAGATTGTTATAATGAcagtatttcaggttatgaaatcagcggtgttaccaatgtcaacaattattcagagcctggtaataatcgattaattaacgatggccaaaaatgatgtgagtgtcagtaataatttctacaaagcagtggcaaaaaagagcttacatgagagaatctatcaagcggaagaggcaaaatcacttgaagagttcagggaaaaaaaaaacaatgcaaaacgccaaaaaagatttgaaaaaattgaagcagcaagggaataggaaaagaaaagcaatccagaacatatcagaaacctaaacagaaaagcataaaaccatttaaggaaagctatgcagagctcaaggctaaaccaaactgaaattcgtcaaggtcaagactctaaTAGACATttcatgtcaaaagtgattcagtcttttttgTGATgagataacacatggccctgaatatgtatgcacttgctgtgatcagttatggttcagatcatctgtttctaagtgtaacagtatcaaatatagtgataagcatttgcaaagtttgttggaggaatgtataactggcacaaaaagtgttaatattactgaatggatctgctctacttgctaaacctgatgacattaacaatatgacctggcaacaaaaatcaaaccttattcaaaattaccctgtcatctgtgcaacgaactttgaacacgtggtacagctctttatagaggatgtgttaaagagtaatcttatgcctattggagtAATGGTCtacttatttcacagggttgaattccagcaaaggggattacgtcacatacatgcattattttgggtatctagttgcatacgagagcccaccgtgctgttactcaattatccaactatcaatgctaatgcataaagaaaacttcagcctacCAATTACAATcacggtaactttcatatccacgagtaacgaaagtggcactttgattaaattctctGGTTTTCTCTGTTACCCTTAGTCTACTCATCTTCCTGTCTACTTTAGTTGCATGCTTTTGGCTATAACCTCCTGGTGAAAGTTGAAGTTCTTGTAAGGCCTACCATTTGAggataaattaataataattattatttaagctACTGCTTACTCCAAACCATCTGAAAATTTGTATCATATTAAACCACTCCCCCCTCCTCTTCTTTGGCCAAAAGTACAGATAAATgatgcaaaataaacaaattaactACCTCCCACCAGGGGACATAATAGGAAATATGATATAGAAATTGTTTTAGGAAAATGACTTGCTGCTTGCATATCCTAGCAAATATTAATGTTCCTTTGTCATTACTGTTTCTCACAGAAATTCTCACCTCTGACACATAAGTGTGGCCAATATTCTTCTGACTGACAGCACATGCTACCCAGAAATCATTGCTTTCACTAGCACCATAGTGACGTATTTTTGGTGCTTTACTACCAATTGTGCTGTTCAAGGATTCATTGGCCTGGGTAGATCCAAGGGGTGCAAGTTTATCTGCATTTTTAACAAAATTAGCCATGACTTTCTCCAATTCCTCTTTTAGCTTCTCCCCTTGTAGATCTTTCCCATGTGGCAGTGAACTGTGACGGAAGCTTAAGGGATCTTTTAAAAACCCACACCAGCTAATGCTACAGTGCTGATCGTGCTTGCCAAATGCATGGGGGACAAtggctttcagatttttcttGAGACCTTCTGTGTTATTTCTGTTTTGCACCAATGCATAGCCAAAGCATTTTGAAAAGTACTCTATAACCTTGGCACTAAGCTGCCCCTTGAACTGTGATTGTATGGCATATAGGTGACTTGTGAATGACTTCTTTGCATGGTTGATGTCTGACCACTTTTCCACATGATGGGCAACTTGTTCCTTCACCATTTTGATTGTGGCAGAGTCATCATCTCCCACAAGTATCTTCACCTCAGCATTATGCTTACTGCTGCATTCTTGAGATAACTCAACacctacaacaacaacaaagcagTCAGGAGAAAATTAAATCAACCATGAGTGATGAACTCAGGTAACTTGCAAAAACAAGTTATTCTGACTTCTGAGCTGCGTGTATAGGAGACCTACAGGAATTGGACTGAATAGACAAGTGTAATAAATACCATATGTGTGACAAAAATCCCATTTGaatcattaattttaagaaagtCAGATCCACATTTCCTCTAATAAAAGCCACCAACCATCCACTGATTAccccttttcaaaatttccctcTTTGGGGCCCTTCTGCCTTGTCCCACTTAAACTATAAAATTTTATTGATGCATATTAATTGAGAATGTATTGTAAGTTCATTTTGGAGGTGTATGTTGCAGGAATGTCATGTTCTTGATTGTATTATAATACAGCAAAACATTTTAACATCCCCCCAGAACAATACGTGGCTCAGTACGTAGCTATTACAACAGCTCacgggattggttcagaaaacaatacaTGTATCCTAACAATCATAGAACCGTAACAATGAAGGCTATTATAAACCCTAATTACAACAGATCTGCGTCCTATAGGGATCCagtgaaattagaggttgtaaagagctgcatCCTTGCCCCAATATGTTTCTACATGCACCATTTTTATAGacctttaacatttttttaccAATATCTGGCTCCATAGCTTTTGAAGAACCTGACCAGTTCAACCGACAATCATGTGATCTAGGTCTTTCTCCTTTTCTTGAGGCAGCCTCACATACCGCACACCTCTTTGTCCTTGTGCCATAAGCAATTACTTTGCCCGATTTTAAGCCAATCATTGTGCCAACTCCTGTGACATTTATAAAGAGCATAATGTTTGCATATTGATTAGGAAAACACATACCAGTCAGATAAAATTGTCAAATGTAGTAATATTTAATTTCTAAATGGAAGACTGAAACAAAATTATCTCCAAACTTCGTTTCAAGATCTTTTTTTCTGAATATATACTTTCTAGTATCAAccaaaatgcaaatatttataAAAGCAAGCCAAAACATACTTATTGTCAACTAACAAATACTGTTTGTGATAACTGGCAACATAAGTTACTTTCAAAGTAAAGCTCTAACCACAATTGAATCGTTTTTTTGGCTCGAAATTGTTGAACGAGTAAATGGTCTGTTTTCACGGGGGTCCGCATATCTGAATCGTCAAAGTGAACGCTATTGTTTGCCTTTTCCCAAGACCTGTGAACTCATTAAATTAGTTTCTTTTAATAGCCAACTGTCTAGCTGAGATTCCTTCCCTAAATGGAGAAACAAATTCttgtttttgaatttttctttgacGATAAGAAACCTCAATTTTCGAGCGTCATAATGTAAATCGTAAGTTATTCCATCGGAGTGCTGAGAAAACTaacctaaaataaaataaaacaacacaAAGCGGTAAATTTGTGGCGAAACTAACGCTTTCATGAACCACATTAATATTCTCTTTTAGTTTTATGATTGCAAAGTTTTAATTTATACCAGTAAAACTGTTGTGTCCTTTCCCTCGTTTTTGCCATCCCGTATCGTACGATGCACCTATTCCAACCTTTTCGGGGCTCTCTTTGCTTGAACTTACCTTCAACCATTGACTTTTCTCTTTCTCTATTGCATCTTTACAGGACCTCTTTGCAATCTTTTCAAAAACAGGGCCGACTTCCCTTTCCCTTGCCTTCAGGGTATTTTCGTGGACGGCTGGAAGGTTTATCGATGTGAGGAGTGCATTCACATGAGTTGCTCCCATCCCGGCATGTAACATTCCTGTTTGGACCATTTGTTCATATTAATTCAACTCTTTGCTAATAAAAAGTAGGTTGAGTTTTTCAGGGCACAAAAGATTATACTTACCGGCAGCGAGTTTCGTGTTTACGTCAAACACCGGTCTCCCGCGATCGCTTACTCGGTGAACTTTGCTGGTGTGACACACATTAATTTCACCACAATTATCTTCTCTACAGGTAATATAGAGAAAGCTGCCAAGTCCTGATACTGTTTCCTTCCAACAGTTTGACAGCTGTAGAGGACTTCTACAATAATTGCAACCATCAGCAAGCTCCTTGGAAAGCAAACCGAGCTCAACAACACGCCTCCCCGAAAGCACGGTTTCACTTTCGCACTCGGACTGAAATGACACTTTCATAGCATCGGCAAGGCTGTCACTCGACTTTCTTTTTCGAGAGTCTAACAAGTTTTCCGTTCTGCTCTTTAAGGctttgctctgaaaacggccattcttctttctagcgagctttcccgcaagaaaggtcgccattttgaaatgttgccAATTGCCCTTTGTTATGCGCAGAagggatgcgcagtgcaatactagggaatcaccttaattggTTCAGAAGCTTTATCAGCATGGTGACTGTTGTCTTGAGGGAGTGCACCAGGAGTTTTAGTTTCAGCGGTGGGAACCTGGGTTGAAGTGGGTGCTTCTACATGTTCCACATGACCATAAGGGGCAAGATGTTTGGTTGAGACTGTGGTTTCTCTACCACCAGGATAACGAATGTGGGCATAATGAGGATTGGCCTGGAGAACATCGGCTTTCTCAACCAAAGGATCAAATTTGCTGTGTCGTACATGCCGCTTTACATAAACTGGGCCGGGCTCAGCTAGCCAAGAAGGAATTGACTGCCTGTGGATGAACGGCGTGAAAAGTTCATGAAACGTTCGTGAGGAGTCTCGTTAGTTGCAGTACAGATGAGGGAACGGATCAAGTGTAACACATCTGGTAGGACCAATTGCCACTGCTCTGTCCGAAGATTCTTCGATTTGAGAGACATGGTGATACCTCTCCATACAGTGCCAATGTACCTCTCAACTTGACCATTACACGTTGGATTATAACTGGTAGTGCGACTTGTAGCTACACCCTTGCTAGTGAGAAATTCTCGCAGCTCCTGACTCATAAATGAAGCCCCCCGGTCTGAGTGAACATAGGCAGGCATACCAAGTAGTGAAAACAATGAAGTGAGGCACTTAATGACAGTTGGAGTGGAGACGTCAGGACAAGCGAAGACAAACGGGAATCGAGAATACTCATCAACAACATTCAGGAAgtatttgttcttgttgttAGTAGGAAGTGGTCCTTTAAAGTCAATGTTAATTCGTTCGAAGGGTTGAGTAGCCTTTATAAGATGAGCTGATTCCGTGTGGTGAAATGCCGGTTTACATTCGCGGCAGATTGGACAGGTGTTTACAGTCCTCTTAGCGTCTTCCAGCGAATAGGGCAAGTTCTTGGCTCGTATAAAATGCCAGAATCGGGTAATACCAGGATGGCAGAGTGAATCATGCAGCTTGTAGAGCGAATCATTTGCACTAGAAGCACATGTTGCTCGTGAGAAGGTATCAGGTGCAACATTCTCTTTTCCAGGTCGATAAACTATATCCAAACTATAGCAACTTAGTTCAAGTCTCCAGCGCATTATCTTGTCATTCTTAATCTTCCCTTGATGACGTTGGTTGAACATGTAAGAAACTGATTTTTGGTCAGTTTTAAGAGTGAAGTGAGATCCAGTAAGAAAATGTCTCCAGTGCCTAATTGACTCAACTATCGCCTGAGCTTCTTTCTCGATAGCTGAATGTTTCAGTTCACTCCCTTGAATTGGCGTGAGAAAAAGCTACTGGCCTGCCCTTCTGGTTAAGGGGAGCAGCTATTGCCACATCTGAAGCATCGGTCTCTACCTCAAACGGAACACTCTCATCTATGGCAGAGACAGCTGCTTTGGCAATTATACTCTAAATCTTCAAATGCTTGTTCTGCCTCCGAAGATAAGGGAAAAGATGTGCAGCTTGTAATGGGTTTAATTCTGTCGGAGAAGTTAGGAACCCATTGAGAATAGTAAGAGAAGAGTCCCACACATCTATTAAGAGACTTTGAATTTTGAGGGAGTGGGAGTTCTAGCAAAGGCCTCAACCTTTCAGGGTCTGGACTAATGTAACCATTTTCAATGATGTAGCCCAGTAACGGCAATCGTTGAGTAGAAAATACACTTTTGTTGTCATTAAACTTCAGATTAGCCCTTTGAGCAGCTTCTTGGAATAACTTTAAGTTGGTATCATGGTCATCTTGGTCTTTTCCAAAGATGGTTATGTTGTCAATGTATGGAAATACAGCTTTGAGGTGATTATCTTCAACAAACTTCATCATTTCTCTTTGGAAGCAGGCTACCCCATTGGTTACACCGAAAGGGAGCCGAGTGAACTGATAGAGTCCACCCTTAGCTTCAAATGCAGTATAAGGCTTGTCATCTTCTTTTAGTGGTAACTGGTGGTATGCACTTTGGAGGTCGAGGGTACTGAAGACCTTGTACTGAGCTATTTCATTAACTGTATCGCTGATCCTCGGCAGAGGAAATGCATCGAGCTGAGTGAATCGATTGATTGTCTGTGAGTAATCAATTGCTAGGCGTTTCTTATGGTTCTCATCTTTCGTGACAACCACTTGGGCACACCAAGGGGTCTGGCTTGGCTCAATAATGCCTTCCTCGAGCAGTCGTTCGACCTCATCACTAATGAAGGTCAGGTCGTCCTTGCTGTATCGTCGTGACTTTGTAGCAATAGGATGGCAGTCAGCAGTGAGGTTTCCAAATGGTGACGGCGGCTCAATGTTCAGAGTAGTAAGACTGCAAACAGACAAGGGTGGTTTTGTCCCACCATACTTGAATGTGACACTATCATGTTGGGACTGGAAATCGAGTCCTAAAATTAAGTCAGAGCAAAGCCCTGGCATAACTGACAGATGGAAGTCTTTATAGGTTTGTCCTTGGTATTTAATAGTTACAGAGCAAGAGCCCTCGGTCTTCGTGCTTAATGAAGATGTTGCCATGGCGACCTGGCTGACTACTGGGTTTACAGAGATGTCTGCTGTTTTGACTAGACTAGGATGTATCTAGCTTTTGCTACTACCACTATCAAAGAGTGCCTGTACACTCCAGTCCTTGTTCACAACAACAGTAGCTGTTGACCTTTTGAGAGCTGGAGGAGTCCCCACAGTGGCAAGAGTAGGTGACTGGAGAGCGGCTGAGACTTCTTTGGGTTTAGAGGCCTTCCTCTACAAACTTTAGCAAAGTGTCCTCTTTTTTGGCATTTATTACAAATGACATCTTTAGCTGGACACTTACAACGAGGGTGTTTAGAATTTCCACAGAAGAAACACTTTGGATTAGCAGCTACAAGTGTGGAATCTGAGTGAGTGGAGTCAACTTGAGAGTCAACCTGATTCTGATGAACGATTTCTGATGCTGTTGCTGCAGTAGTGACAGGTTGAGGGG from Montipora capricornis isolate CH-2021 chromosome 2, ASM3666992v2, whole genome shotgun sequence includes the following:
- the LOC138039005 gene encoding uncharacterized protein — protein: MATFLAGKLARKKNGRFQSKALKSRTENLLDSRKRKSSDSLADAMKVSFQSECESETVLSGRRVVELGLLSKELADGCNYCRSPLQLSNCWKETVSGLGSFLYITCREDNCGEINVCHTSKVHRVSDRGRPVFDVNTKLAAGMLHAGMGATHVNALLTSINLPAVHENTLKAREREVGPVFEKIAKRSCKDAIEKEKSQWLKVSSSKESPEKVGIGASYDTGWQKRGKGHNSFTGVGTMIGLKSGKVIAYGTRTKRCAVCEAASRKGERPRSHDCRLNWSGSSKAMEPDIGVELSQECSSKHNAEVKILVGDDDSATIKMVKEQVAHHVEKWSDINHAKKSFTSHLYAIQSQFKGQLSAKVIEYFSKCFGYALVQNRNNTEGLKKNLKAIVPHAFGKHDQHCSISWCGFLKDPLSFRHSSLPHGKDLQGEKLKEELEKVMANFVKNADKLAPLGSTQANESLNSTIGSKAPKIRHYGASESNDFWVACAVSQKNIGHTYVSEVIMLKFVSWQQYMALMSLMSTSFPLMEFHPVQQLSTSCQLKTDIFFMMGGQLLLFNLVLQLTGSWIGCRALNNHVFYLHIMQSCLMPSIFKELWKSPIRSHGFKNWLLAFVIPCQHSRKYFPTESLIVRKIWLRISFRPHTVPTMH